In Accipiter gentilis chromosome 21, bAccGen1.1, whole genome shotgun sequence, one DNA window encodes the following:
- the SPICE1 gene encoding spindle and centriole-associated protein 1 isoform X11, which yields MATAGGRGGARGPLELPPSSRRPAGGAAMSLLRGPRPRGPGKKGSRKAATVKRDWDSTVHDLSVHRATPEDILRRHEMHKSKNKALAHLELQEKALKRKWKKQKQLAGDSLEKRKLTLMREILSDQYHLQDVLERSDQVMAVAKDLFGDAPRTRTGFPNVTMAPNCDLESSQGPIVQKCDPSTQLSILSESVMDSQVLNEVEEEALSIYQSEDGRQDFLNFKSSINSDRLLRLLREENSLVNSQLWAEKDMRKTTLSQESNMPLTPTTVSPSLDQSALNATNVVKRIHSRLQNKDEEEAVDSTYTVRQVLNPNLRKQKQIAAKSSVLLKITYVPLTRVLNIIRKMKRKQTAQNSARQSRDDSPADSIPTDLRRDNKSSLDILNHMIREVEHELEEYERCTGREVQKTERSEGLTGFTLSLVNALCRLMRYLKESEMQLREKEVMRQQHEEVLNEHRELIDALTAEILLVREENTTIQKKLQQYMMVTDEQLISLTQAFKGLPLVEPRREQSPNNFGIASKGPVNGQEEPDSSYFEPSADACKREGMLKFPQEELPLKFPLRPGASGGGGAGRSLPAHIFQPAVLLSPPRQKSSQELSPLQNVFTAISQSPENTEREPCKERSSPSSLQTQSTTEENCLISRRQPVPPADKDLENSHGKISLSCSGDARKNSTAKELFQNSDLLGQIAELTRQNSLIKAQLSKLRGFSEDTSDCLHQPDPIQNANRSPDSSQGQ from the exons ATGGCAACGGCGGGTGGGCGGGGAGGCGCGCGCGGCCCGCTCGAGCTTCCGCCTTcttcccgccgccccgccgggggggCGGCCATGTCGCTGCTGAGGGGaccgcggccccgcggccccggtaAGAAGGGCTCCAGAAAGGCGGCGACGGTTAAGCGGGACTGGGAC AGTACCGTCCATGATTTGTCAGTCCATCGTGCAACTCCTGAGGATATT CTGCGTCGCCATGAAATGCACAAATCAAAAAACAAAGCACTGGCCCATCTAGAACTGCAAgagaaagcactgaaaagaaaatggaagaagcaAAAACAACTGGCTGGTGATTCCTTGGAGAAAAGGAAGTTGACTCTGATGCGTGAG ATTTTGTCTGATCAATACCATTTGCAAGATGTATTGGAACGATCTGATCAGGTTATGGCTGTGGCAAAAGACTTATTTGGGGATGCTCCTCGCACGCGAACAG GTTTCCCTAATGTAACAATGGCTCCTAACTGTGACCTAGAATCATCTCAAGGACCCATTGTACAAAAATGTGATCCTTCCACTCAGCTTTCCATCCTTAGTGAATCTGTCATGGATTCCCAG GTTCTTAATGAAGTGGAAGAGGAAGCATTATCAATCTATCAGTCAGAAGATGGACGCCAGGACTTTCTGAATTTCAAATCCAGCATCAATTCTGACAG GCTACTTCGGTTATTGAGAGAAGAAAATTCCTTGGTGAATTCTCAGTTGTGGGCTGAAAAGGATATGAGAAAAACTACCTTATCACAGGAATCAAATATGCCTTTGACTCCAACAACTGTTTCTCCATCATTGGATCAGTCAG CCCTCAATGCTACAAATGTAGTCAAGAGAATCCATTCAAGACTTCAGAATAAAGACGAAGAAGAGGCTGTAGACTCCACTTACACTGTGAGACAAGTGCTGAACCCAAACttgaggaaacaaaagcaaattgcaGCAAAAAGttcagtacttttaaaaataacatacgTCCCTTTGACCAGGGTCCTTAATATCATAAGAAAAA tgaaaagaaaacaaactgcacagAACTCTGCAAGACAGAGTAGAGACGATTCTCCAGCTGATTCAATCCCCACTGACCTTCGGAGGGACAACAAATCCAGCCTAGATATTCTCAACCACATGATACGTGAAGTGGAGCATGAATTGGAGGAGTATGAGCGATGTACAGGTCGTGAGGTTCAAAAAACTGAGAGAAGTGAAGGTCTCACCGGGTTTACCTTGTCACTGGTGAATGCTCTGTGTCGTTTGATGCGCTACCTCAAAGAG aGTGAAATGCAGCTGCGTGAGAAAGAGGTGATGAGACAGCAGCATGAGGAGGTGTTGAATGAACACAGAGAACTGATTGATGCTCTGACTGCAGAAATACTTCTAGTGAGGGAAGAAAACACTACTATCCAG AAGAAGCTTCAGCAATACATGATGGTAACAGATGAACAGCTGATCTCTCTCACACAAGCATTTAAAGGCCTCCCTTTGGTAGAACCTAGAAGAGAACAAAGTCCAAACAATTTTGGAATTGCAAGCAAAGGCCCAGTGAACGGGCAAG AAGAACCTGATTCGAGCTATTTTGAGCCTAGTGCTGATGCATGCAAAAGGGAAGGTATGCTGAAATTCCCACAGGAAGAACTTCCTCTCAAGTTTCCCCTGAGGCCAGGTGCCTCAGGTGGTGGCGGAGCTGGTAGAAGCTTGCCAGCTCACATCTTCCAGCCAGCTGTGCTGTTGTCACCTCCCCGGCAGAAGAGCAGTCAGGAATTGTCTCCCCTCCAGAATG TGTTTACAGCCATTTCTCAGTCtcctgaaaacactgaaagagaACCATGCAAGGAAAGGAGCTCACCTTCTTCCCTGCAAACACAGAGCACAACTGAGGAAAACTGTCTTATCTCTCGAAGGCAACCAGTTCCTCCTGCAGACAAAGACTTGGAGAATTCCCATGGGAAAATCAGTCTGTCCTGCTCAGGTGACGCTAGAAAAAACAGCACAGCTAAAGAGTTATTTCAAAACAGTGATCTACTGGGGCAGATAGCTGAGCTTACACGGCAGAACTCTCTAATTAAAGCTCAACTGAGCAAACTCAGAGGCTTCTCTGAAGACACAAGTGACTGCCTAcatcagccagacccaatacaaaatGCAAATCGTAGTCCAGACTCTTCACAAGGACAG TGA
- the SPICE1 gene encoding spindle and centriole-associated protein 1 isoform X3 gives MATAGGRGGARGPLELPPSSRRPAGGAAMSLLRGPRPRGPGKKGSRKAATVKRDWDSTVHDLSVHRATPEDILRRHEMHKSKNKALAHLELQEKALKRKWKKQKQLAGDSLEKRKLTLMREILSDQYHLQDVLERSDQVMAVAKDLFGDAPRTRTGFPNVTMAPNCDLESSQGPIVQKCDPSTQLSILSESVMDSQVLNEVEEEALSIYQSEDGRQDFLNFKSSINSDRLLRLLREENSLVNSQLWAEKDMRKTTLSQESNMPLTPTTVSPSLDQSALNATNVVKRIHSRLQNKDEEEAVDSTYTVRQVLNPNLRKQKQIAAKMKRKQTAQNSARQSRDDSPADSIPTDLRRDNKSSLDILNHMIREVEHELEEYERCTGREVQKTERSEGLTGFTLSLVNALCRLMRYLKESEMQLREKEVMRQQHEEVLNEHRELIDALTAEILLVREENTTIQKKLQQYMMVTDEQLISLTQAFKGLPLVEPRREQSPNNFGIASKGPVNGQEEPDSSYFEPSADACKREGMLKFPQEELPLKFPLRPGASGGGGAGRSLPAHIFQPAVLLSPPRQKSSQELSPLQNVFTAISQSPENTEREPCKERSSPSSLQTQSTTEENCLISRRQPVPPADKDLENSHGKISLSCSGDARKNSTAKELFQNSDLLGQIAELTRQNSLIKAQLSKLRGFSEDTSDCLHQPDPIQNANRSPDSSQGQTHLMVSKSLEERIAELNRQSTEARDKLLQLIDQQKLAAADVVPPTISPVLSPSLNYTENARRTIDVSIPMAVAMDSSKEDSVSPASVTSIRRSVGDSGKSCSPLSASSESVKLIPVSQRPKVEKQKEEGWFALSMHIM, from the exons ATGGCAACGGCGGGTGGGCGGGGAGGCGCGCGCGGCCCGCTCGAGCTTCCGCCTTcttcccgccgccccgccgggggggCGGCCATGTCGCTGCTGAGGGGaccgcggccccgcggccccggtaAGAAGGGCTCCAGAAAGGCGGCGACGGTTAAGCGGGACTGGGAC AGTACCGTCCATGATTTGTCAGTCCATCGTGCAACTCCTGAGGATATT CTGCGTCGCCATGAAATGCACAAATCAAAAAACAAAGCACTGGCCCATCTAGAACTGCAAgagaaagcactgaaaagaaaatggaagaagcaAAAACAACTGGCTGGTGATTCCTTGGAGAAAAGGAAGTTGACTCTGATGCGTGAG ATTTTGTCTGATCAATACCATTTGCAAGATGTATTGGAACGATCTGATCAGGTTATGGCTGTGGCAAAAGACTTATTTGGGGATGCTCCTCGCACGCGAACAG GTTTCCCTAATGTAACAATGGCTCCTAACTGTGACCTAGAATCATCTCAAGGACCCATTGTACAAAAATGTGATCCTTCCACTCAGCTTTCCATCCTTAGTGAATCTGTCATGGATTCCCAG GTTCTTAATGAAGTGGAAGAGGAAGCATTATCAATCTATCAGTCAGAAGATGGACGCCAGGACTTTCTGAATTTCAAATCCAGCATCAATTCTGACAG GCTACTTCGGTTATTGAGAGAAGAAAATTCCTTGGTGAATTCTCAGTTGTGGGCTGAAAAGGATATGAGAAAAACTACCTTATCACAGGAATCAAATATGCCTTTGACTCCAACAACTGTTTCTCCATCATTGGATCAGTCAG CCCTCAATGCTACAAATGTAGTCAAGAGAATCCATTCAAGACTTCAGAATAAAGACGAAGAAGAGGCTGTAGACTCCACTTACACTGTGAGACAAGTGCTGAACCCAAACttgaggaaacaaaagcaaattgcaGCAAAAA tgaaaagaaaacaaactgcacagAACTCTGCAAGACAGAGTAGAGACGATTCTCCAGCTGATTCAATCCCCACTGACCTTCGGAGGGACAACAAATCCAGCCTAGATATTCTCAACCACATGATACGTGAAGTGGAGCATGAATTGGAGGAGTATGAGCGATGTACAGGTCGTGAGGTTCAAAAAACTGAGAGAAGTGAAGGTCTCACCGGGTTTACCTTGTCACTGGTGAATGCTCTGTGTCGTTTGATGCGCTACCTCAAAGAG aGTGAAATGCAGCTGCGTGAGAAAGAGGTGATGAGACAGCAGCATGAGGAGGTGTTGAATGAACACAGAGAACTGATTGATGCTCTGACTGCAGAAATACTTCTAGTGAGGGAAGAAAACACTACTATCCAG AAGAAGCTTCAGCAATACATGATGGTAACAGATGAACAGCTGATCTCTCTCACACAAGCATTTAAAGGCCTCCCTTTGGTAGAACCTAGAAGAGAACAAAGTCCAAACAATTTTGGAATTGCAAGCAAAGGCCCAGTGAACGGGCAAG AAGAACCTGATTCGAGCTATTTTGAGCCTAGTGCTGATGCATGCAAAAGGGAAGGTATGCTGAAATTCCCACAGGAAGAACTTCCTCTCAAGTTTCCCCTGAGGCCAGGTGCCTCAGGTGGTGGCGGAGCTGGTAGAAGCTTGCCAGCTCACATCTTCCAGCCAGCTGTGCTGTTGTCACCTCCCCGGCAGAAGAGCAGTCAGGAATTGTCTCCCCTCCAGAATG TGTTTACAGCCATTTCTCAGTCtcctgaaaacactgaaagagaACCATGCAAGGAAAGGAGCTCACCTTCTTCCCTGCAAACACAGAGCACAACTGAGGAAAACTGTCTTATCTCTCGAAGGCAACCAGTTCCTCCTGCAGACAAAGACTTGGAGAATTCCCATGGGAAAATCAGTCTGTCCTGCTCAGGTGACGCTAGAAAAAACAGCACAGCTAAAGAGTTATTTCAAAACAGTGATCTACTGGGGCAGATAGCTGAGCTTACACGGCAGAACTCTCTAATTAAAGCTCAACTGAGCAAACTCAGAGGCTTCTCTGAAGACACAAGTGACTGCCTAcatcagccagacccaatacaaaatGCAAATCGTAGTCCAGACTCTTCACAAGGACAG ACTCATCTCATGGTATCAAAGAGCTTGGAGGAAAGAATAGCAGAGCTGAATCGTCAGAGTACAGAAGCACGTGATAAACTGTTGCAGCTAATAGACCAACAGAAATTAGCTGCTGCTGATGTGGTCCCTCCAACGATATCTCCTGTTCTGTCCCCATCCCTAAATTATACTG AAAATGCAAGGAGGACAATTGACGTGTCTATTCCCATGGCAGTTGCTATGGACAGCTCCAAAGAAGATAGTGTTTCCCCTGCCAGTGTGACCAGTATAAGAAG GTCTGTAGGAGACTCTGGCAAATCTTGTTCACCCCTAAGTGCCTCATCAGAAAGTGTGAAATTAATTCCTGTCAGCCAAAGGCCAAAG gtggaaaagcaaaaagaagaagGCTGGTTTGCATTGTCAATGCACATCATGTAA
- the SPICE1 gene encoding spindle and centriole-associated protein 1 isoform X10, whose translation MATAGGRGGARGPLELPPSSRRPAGGAAMSLLRGPRPRGPGKKGSRKAATVKRDWDSTVHDLSVHRATPEDILRRHEMHKSKNKALAHLELQEKALKRKWKKQKQLAGDSLEKRKLTLMREILSDQYHLQDVLERSDQVMAVAKDLFGDAPRTRTGFPNVTMAPNCDLESSQGPIVQKCDPSTQLSILSESVMDSQVLNEVEEEALSIYQSEDGRQDFLNFKSSINSDRLLRLLREENSLVNSQLWAEKDMRKTTLSQESNMPLTPTTVSPSLDQSALNATNVVKRIHSRLQNKDEEEAVDSTYTVRQVLNPNLRKQKQIAAKSSVLLKITYVPLTRVLNIIRKMKRKQTAQNSARQSRDDSPADSIPTDLRRDNKSSLDILNHMIREVEHELEEYERCTGREVQKTERSEGLTGFTLSLVNALCRLMRYLKESEMQLREKEVMRQQHEEVLNEHRELIDALTAEILLVREENTTIQKKLQQYMMVTDEQLISLTQAFKGLPLVEPRREQSPNNFGIASKGPVNGQEEPDSSYFEPSADACKREGMLKFPQEELPLKFPLRPGASGGGGAGRSLPAHIFQPAVLLSPPRQKSSQELSPLQNVFTAISQSPENTEREPCKERSSPSSLQTQSTTEENCLISRRQPVPPADKDLENSHGKISLSCSGDARKNSTAKELFQNSDLLGQIAELTRQNSLIKAQLSKLRGFSEDTSDCLHQPDPIQNANRSPDSSQGQFLI comes from the exons ATGGCAACGGCGGGTGGGCGGGGAGGCGCGCGCGGCCCGCTCGAGCTTCCGCCTTcttcccgccgccccgccgggggggCGGCCATGTCGCTGCTGAGGGGaccgcggccccgcggccccggtaAGAAGGGCTCCAGAAAGGCGGCGACGGTTAAGCGGGACTGGGAC AGTACCGTCCATGATTTGTCAGTCCATCGTGCAACTCCTGAGGATATT CTGCGTCGCCATGAAATGCACAAATCAAAAAACAAAGCACTGGCCCATCTAGAACTGCAAgagaaagcactgaaaagaaaatggaagaagcaAAAACAACTGGCTGGTGATTCCTTGGAGAAAAGGAAGTTGACTCTGATGCGTGAG ATTTTGTCTGATCAATACCATTTGCAAGATGTATTGGAACGATCTGATCAGGTTATGGCTGTGGCAAAAGACTTATTTGGGGATGCTCCTCGCACGCGAACAG GTTTCCCTAATGTAACAATGGCTCCTAACTGTGACCTAGAATCATCTCAAGGACCCATTGTACAAAAATGTGATCCTTCCACTCAGCTTTCCATCCTTAGTGAATCTGTCATGGATTCCCAG GTTCTTAATGAAGTGGAAGAGGAAGCATTATCAATCTATCAGTCAGAAGATGGACGCCAGGACTTTCTGAATTTCAAATCCAGCATCAATTCTGACAG GCTACTTCGGTTATTGAGAGAAGAAAATTCCTTGGTGAATTCTCAGTTGTGGGCTGAAAAGGATATGAGAAAAACTACCTTATCACAGGAATCAAATATGCCTTTGACTCCAACAACTGTTTCTCCATCATTGGATCAGTCAG CCCTCAATGCTACAAATGTAGTCAAGAGAATCCATTCAAGACTTCAGAATAAAGACGAAGAAGAGGCTGTAGACTCCACTTACACTGTGAGACAAGTGCTGAACCCAAACttgaggaaacaaaagcaaattgcaGCAAAAAGttcagtacttttaaaaataacatacgTCCCTTTGACCAGGGTCCTTAATATCATAAGAAAAA tgaaaagaaaacaaactgcacagAACTCTGCAAGACAGAGTAGAGACGATTCTCCAGCTGATTCAATCCCCACTGACCTTCGGAGGGACAACAAATCCAGCCTAGATATTCTCAACCACATGATACGTGAAGTGGAGCATGAATTGGAGGAGTATGAGCGATGTACAGGTCGTGAGGTTCAAAAAACTGAGAGAAGTGAAGGTCTCACCGGGTTTACCTTGTCACTGGTGAATGCTCTGTGTCGTTTGATGCGCTACCTCAAAGAG aGTGAAATGCAGCTGCGTGAGAAAGAGGTGATGAGACAGCAGCATGAGGAGGTGTTGAATGAACACAGAGAACTGATTGATGCTCTGACTGCAGAAATACTTCTAGTGAGGGAAGAAAACACTACTATCCAG AAGAAGCTTCAGCAATACATGATGGTAACAGATGAACAGCTGATCTCTCTCACACAAGCATTTAAAGGCCTCCCTTTGGTAGAACCTAGAAGAGAACAAAGTCCAAACAATTTTGGAATTGCAAGCAAAGGCCCAGTGAACGGGCAAG AAGAACCTGATTCGAGCTATTTTGAGCCTAGTGCTGATGCATGCAAAAGGGAAGGTATGCTGAAATTCCCACAGGAAGAACTTCCTCTCAAGTTTCCCCTGAGGCCAGGTGCCTCAGGTGGTGGCGGAGCTGGTAGAAGCTTGCCAGCTCACATCTTCCAGCCAGCTGTGCTGTTGTCACCTCCCCGGCAGAAGAGCAGTCAGGAATTGTCTCCCCTCCAGAATG TGTTTACAGCCATTTCTCAGTCtcctgaaaacactgaaagagaACCATGCAAGGAAAGGAGCTCACCTTCTTCCCTGCAAACACAGAGCACAACTGAGGAAAACTGTCTTATCTCTCGAAGGCAACCAGTTCCTCCTGCAGACAAAGACTTGGAGAATTCCCATGGGAAAATCAGTCTGTCCTGCTCAGGTGACGCTAGAAAAAACAGCACAGCTAAAGAGTTATTTCAAAACAGTGATCTACTGGGGCAGATAGCTGAGCTTACACGGCAGAACTCTCTAATTAAAGCTCAACTGAGCAAACTCAGAGGCTTCTCTGAAGACACAAGTGACTGCCTAcatcagccagacccaatacaaaatGCAAATCGTAGTCCAGACTCTTCACAAGGACAG TTTTTAATTTGA
- the SPICE1 gene encoding spindle and centriole-associated protein 1 isoform X9, with protein sequence MATAGGRGGARGPLELPPSSRRPAGGAAMSLLRGPRPRGPGKKGSRKAATVKRDWDSTVHDLSVHRATPEDILRRHEMHKSKNKALAHLELQEKALKRKWKKQKQLAGDSLEKRKLTLMREILSDQYHLQDVLERSDQVMAVAKDLFGDAPRTRTGFPNVTMAPNCDLESSQGPIVQKCDPSTQLSILSESVMDSQVLNEVEEEALSIYQSEDGRQDFLNFKSSINSDRLLRLLREENSLVNSQLWAEKDMRKTTLSQESNMPLTPTTVSPSLDQSALNATNVVKRIHSRLQNKDEEEAVDSTYTVRQVLNPNLRKQKQIAAKSSVLLKITYVPLTRVLNIIRKMKRKQTAQNSARQSRDDSPADSIPTDLRRDNKSSLDILNHMIREVEHELEEYERCTGREVQKTERSEGLTGFTLSLVNALCRLMRYLKESEMQLREKEVMRQQHEEVLNEHRELIDALTAEILLVREENTTIQKKLQQYMMVTDEQLISLTQAFKGLPLVEPRREQSPNNFGIASKGPVNGQEEPDSSYFEPSADACKREGMLKFPQEELPLKFPLRPGASGGGGAGRSLPAHIFQPAVLLSPPRQKSSQELSPLQNVFTAISQSPENTEREPCKERSSPSSLQTQSTTEENCLISRRQPVPPADKDLENSHGKISLSCSGDARKNSTAKELFQNSDLLGQIAELTRQNSLIKAQLSKLRGFSEDTSDCLHQPDPIQNANRSPDSSQGQFEN encoded by the exons ATGGCAACGGCGGGTGGGCGGGGAGGCGCGCGCGGCCCGCTCGAGCTTCCGCCTTcttcccgccgccccgccgggggggCGGCCATGTCGCTGCTGAGGGGaccgcggccccgcggccccggtaAGAAGGGCTCCAGAAAGGCGGCGACGGTTAAGCGGGACTGGGAC AGTACCGTCCATGATTTGTCAGTCCATCGTGCAACTCCTGAGGATATT CTGCGTCGCCATGAAATGCACAAATCAAAAAACAAAGCACTGGCCCATCTAGAACTGCAAgagaaagcactgaaaagaaaatggaagaagcaAAAACAACTGGCTGGTGATTCCTTGGAGAAAAGGAAGTTGACTCTGATGCGTGAG ATTTTGTCTGATCAATACCATTTGCAAGATGTATTGGAACGATCTGATCAGGTTATGGCTGTGGCAAAAGACTTATTTGGGGATGCTCCTCGCACGCGAACAG GTTTCCCTAATGTAACAATGGCTCCTAACTGTGACCTAGAATCATCTCAAGGACCCATTGTACAAAAATGTGATCCTTCCACTCAGCTTTCCATCCTTAGTGAATCTGTCATGGATTCCCAG GTTCTTAATGAAGTGGAAGAGGAAGCATTATCAATCTATCAGTCAGAAGATGGACGCCAGGACTTTCTGAATTTCAAATCCAGCATCAATTCTGACAG GCTACTTCGGTTATTGAGAGAAGAAAATTCCTTGGTGAATTCTCAGTTGTGGGCTGAAAAGGATATGAGAAAAACTACCTTATCACAGGAATCAAATATGCCTTTGACTCCAACAACTGTTTCTCCATCATTGGATCAGTCAG CCCTCAATGCTACAAATGTAGTCAAGAGAATCCATTCAAGACTTCAGAATAAAGACGAAGAAGAGGCTGTAGACTCCACTTACACTGTGAGACAAGTGCTGAACCCAAACttgaggaaacaaaagcaaattgcaGCAAAAAGttcagtacttttaaaaataacatacgTCCCTTTGACCAGGGTCCTTAATATCATAAGAAAAA tgaaaagaaaacaaactgcacagAACTCTGCAAGACAGAGTAGAGACGATTCTCCAGCTGATTCAATCCCCACTGACCTTCGGAGGGACAACAAATCCAGCCTAGATATTCTCAACCACATGATACGTGAAGTGGAGCATGAATTGGAGGAGTATGAGCGATGTACAGGTCGTGAGGTTCAAAAAACTGAGAGAAGTGAAGGTCTCACCGGGTTTACCTTGTCACTGGTGAATGCTCTGTGTCGTTTGATGCGCTACCTCAAAGAG aGTGAAATGCAGCTGCGTGAGAAAGAGGTGATGAGACAGCAGCATGAGGAGGTGTTGAATGAACACAGAGAACTGATTGATGCTCTGACTGCAGAAATACTTCTAGTGAGGGAAGAAAACACTACTATCCAG AAGAAGCTTCAGCAATACATGATGGTAACAGATGAACAGCTGATCTCTCTCACACAAGCATTTAAAGGCCTCCCTTTGGTAGAACCTAGAAGAGAACAAAGTCCAAACAATTTTGGAATTGCAAGCAAAGGCCCAGTGAACGGGCAAG AAGAACCTGATTCGAGCTATTTTGAGCCTAGTGCTGATGCATGCAAAAGGGAAGGTATGCTGAAATTCCCACAGGAAGAACTTCCTCTCAAGTTTCCCCTGAGGCCAGGTGCCTCAGGTGGTGGCGGAGCTGGTAGAAGCTTGCCAGCTCACATCTTCCAGCCAGCTGTGCTGTTGTCACCTCCCCGGCAGAAGAGCAGTCAGGAATTGTCTCCCCTCCAGAATG TGTTTACAGCCATTTCTCAGTCtcctgaaaacactgaaagagaACCATGCAAGGAAAGGAGCTCACCTTCTTCCCTGCAAACACAGAGCACAACTGAGGAAAACTGTCTTATCTCTCGAAGGCAACCAGTTCCTCCTGCAGACAAAGACTTGGAGAATTCCCATGGGAAAATCAGTCTGTCCTGCTCAGGTGACGCTAGAAAAAACAGCACAGCTAAAGAGTTATTTCAAAACAGTGATCTACTGGGGCAGATAGCTGAGCTTACACGGCAGAACTCTCTAATTAAAGCTCAACTGAGCAAACTCAGAGGCTTCTCTGAAGACACAAGTGACTGCCTAcatcagccagacccaatacaaaatGCAAATCGTAGTCCAGACTCTTCACAAGGACAG tttgaaaattaa